The DNA segment GTTATCAGTTAAAAGCCCCGCATTAAGCTGACCACATTAACCTCAAGGCCAAAGCCTTGGCTTTGAGGCACAATAGCTCCCGCATTTCTTTTCCCACACAGAGTACAGCTTCCCGTGAGCCTGTGCACAAAACCTCCAAAAAACAACAGACATTGGCTCCTTTTTCATAGATATTGCGTAACTTCTAAAAGGACAGACATCATTTTTACAACCTAGATCAAGGTTATTTAGCTAAGAACCTTGCATACTTCGCTTGTTGCTAATTTACCCTCGGAGGACACGCCTTGAAGCAGCCCACTCAGATAAGCTGGGATCAGTCGATGATCGAAAAATATAACTACAGCGGTCCCCGTTACACTTCTTACCCAACGGCGCTGGAGTTCGATGATTCATTCACTGAACAAAACCTGTTAACGGCGATTGAAAACAGTAAGAGTGACAAACTGTCGCTGTATATTCACATCCCCTTCTGCGCCAAACTTTGCTACTACTGTGGCTGTAATAAAGTTATCACTCGCCACGCCCACAAGGCCGATCAATATATCGAGTATTTGAGCCACGAAATTATTAAGCGCGCTCCGCTGTTTAAGCACTACACAGTCACCCAAATGCACTGGGGCGGCGGCACGCCAACCTTCTTAAATCCTGAGCAAATTCTGAAGTTAACCGACTTAATCAAGGCTAACTTCAACTTTGCCGCTGAGGGTGAGTTCTCTATCGAAGTTGACCCGCGTGAGATTGAGCTTTCAATGCTCGATACCTTAAAAGAAGCGGGCTTTAACCGCATTTCTATCGGGGTGCAGGACTTCAATAAAGAAGTACAAGTCGCGGTTAACCGTGAGCAGGACGAGCAATTTATTTTCGATTTAATGGCCAAAGCCAAGGCCATGGGATTTGTCTCAACCAATATCGATTTAATTTACGGTCTACCGCATCAGACACCCGAAACATTCGCCGCCACCATGCAGCGCGTGTTAGACCTGTCGCCCGATCGTCTATCTGTGTTCAACTATGCCCACTTACCCGCGCGTTTTGCCGCGCAGCGTAAGATCAAAGATGAACATTTACCATCGCCGAAACAAAAACTCGAGATGTTGCATCAAACAATCGAGACCTTAACCG comes from the Shewanella mangrovisoli genome and includes:
- the hemN gene encoding oxygen-independent coproporphyrinogen III oxidase, translated to MKQPTQISWDQSMIEKYNYSGPRYTSYPTALEFDDSFTEQNLLTAIENSKSDKLSLYIHIPFCAKLCYYCGCNKVITRHAHKADQYIEYLSHEIIKRAPLFKHYTVTQMHWGGGTPTFLNPEQILKLTDLIKANFNFAAEGEFSIEVDPREIELSMLDTLKEAGFNRISIGVQDFNKEVQVAVNREQDEQFIFDLMAKAKAMGFVSTNIDLIYGLPHQTPETFAATMQRVLDLSPDRLSVFNYAHLPARFAAQRKIKDEHLPSPKQKLEMLHQTIETLTGAGYQYIGMDHFAKPDDELAKLQREGKLHRNFQGYTTQEECDLLGLGVSSISQIGDCYAQNQKDIRPYYEAIDKDGHALWKGCSLNRDDEIRRVVIKQLICHFDLDMAKMDEKLGIKFEEYFAEDLKLLQTFIDDKLVDVTDRKITISPTGRLLIRNICMCFDLYYRQKARQQQFSRVI